GAAGTGCTCCTTGTTAATATTCCATCTATTATTCCTTCATAAATGCCAAAGAATTCATACTTTCCAATTAATTCAAGAACAACTTCACGGTTTTGAATAATCGTACCATCTTCTAAATATCTGATTTCATATTTAGAAGTATCAGTATGTTTTTCTAAAAAATCCAATACTTCTTGCATTCCAGCAAGCAATGAATTGTCTTTTCTTTGGAAAAACTGAAGTGTTATTACATTATCTGGTCTATGTTTTTTAATTACTTGCTTTGTTTTTTCAAAATAGGTAGCAGTATATTTAATAATATCTTTTGACATTTTAATTCCTAACTATGAGTTTAAAAAAATAATACTTTAAAGCTATTATAATAATTTTATTATATTTAATGTAATTTCATTGTATTTTAAAAATACACTAGAATAAAAGAAAATTGTTTTACATGATTACTAAAAAATAAAAGCAAGTAAAACAACATTTTATGTTTTAGCTTGCTCCTAAAAAGTATATTTGATTTAAATGATCAAATTCTACTTAAATTATATTATTCCTAAATGAACAAATAAACCTAATTTATAGTGTTATATGCTTTGTATTACTATCTGAAAATTGGAATAAAAAGATCAAATTAATAATATTTGTTTATTGACATTCATTATTTTAATATATTGATTTTAAATAATCAATAACTTTATTTTTTGAATTTAAATTCTAAACTAAAAATATATGTAATTTTTAAATAAAAAAAATCGCTAGGTTATACCAAGCGATTATAAAAAATATTATTGAATTTTAACTATTTCAGATTCTCTTTCTAATAAGTTATTTTTTGTATCTCCAGAAATTAGAACAGAAGTTACTTTATAATTACCTTTTTCATTATTATTATATTGATGATCTGAAGATATATCAAATGTTACTGTTCCACCTTTATCTACTTTTCTTATGTGATAAATAAGTTTCTTACTTTTATCACTTTGGTCTCAATTATCAAATGGTGCTGCATATTCTTCATAAACTCTTCCATTTCCATTATCAATAAGCATTTTTAAGCGCTCTCATTTAATTTTTTCATAATTATCTTTTGATGTTGATAATGTTAATGTTAAATAATTACCATCTCTTTGAAATTTAACAGGTGTCAATTTATTAAGTGATTTTGAAAATGCATCTCTTTCTTTTGCATTTGCTTCTTTAATAGCATCATCTAAAATTGCTTTTGCTGATAAATATGAATCTTTTGTTGAATTTGTTTTAGTTTTTGATTCTGCACTAGTGATTGCTGTTACTAATTTTGATTTTATGTCAGAGTATGATGGATTTGTTTCAAGTCTAGCCTTAAGTTCATTAGCTTTTGATAACGATTCTTCAAAATCTTTTTTAGCTTTTTCAAATTCTCTTGCTTCAGCTTCTTTTTGAGACTTGATTTCTTCATCTTTAGCAGTTTTTTCTGCTTTTGCAGCTTCTAAATCTTGATTTAGTTTTGATTCTGCTTTTATGTATAGTTCTTTAGTAGGTTTATCTGTGATTGTTGATTTAGCAGTTTCAATAGCTGTTGTTAGTTTTTGGCTTATTGTAGTGTATTCATTACCATCACTTTTTAATGATTCATTAAATGACTCTGCATTCATAAGTGTTTCTTCATATTTAGTCTTTGCTGCGTTTAACTCTTCTGCTTCTTTTTGTTTCATTTGTTCGGCAGCATCAACTTTCATTTTTTCATCTTTTGCTGTTTTAATTGCAAGATCTAATTCACCTTTAGCTTGATTGTATAAATCTTTTGTTGCATTTGTTTTAGTTTTTGATTCTGCATTAGTTATTGCTATTAATAATTTTGATTTTATGTCAGAGTATGATGGATTTGTTTCAAGTCCAGCCTTAAGTTCATTAGCTTTTGATAACGATTCTTCAAAATCTTTTTTAGCTTTTTCAAATTCTCTTGCTTCAGCTTCTTTTTGAGACTTGATTTCTTCATCTTCAGCAGTTTTTTCTGCTTTTGCAGCTTCTAAATCTTGATTTAGTTTTGATTCTGCTTTTATGTATAGTTCTTTAGTAGGTTTATCTGTAATTGTTGATTTAGCAGTTTCAATAGCTGTTGTTAGTTTTTGGCTTATTATATTGTAGGCATTGTTATCACTTTTTAATGATTCATTAAATGACTCTGCATTCATAAGTGTTTCTTCATATTTAGTCTTTGCTGCGTTTAACTCTTCTGCTTCTTTTTGTTTCATTTGTTCGGCAGCATCAACTTTCATTTTTTCATCTTTTGATGTTTTAATTGCAAGATCTAATTCACCCTTAGCTTGATTGTATAAATCTTTTGTTGGATTTGTTTTAGTTTTTGATTCTGCACTAGTGATTGCTGTTACTAACTTTGATTTTATGTCAGAGTATAGTGGATTTTCACCAAGTGAATTTTTTAACTCATTAGCATCAGTAAGTGATTTGGTATATTCTTTTTTAGCATTTTCTAATTCTTTTACTTCAGCTTCTTTTTTAGTTTCATCTAATGCTCTCTCTTGTTCATTGGTACAAGAAACAGAAATAATTGGTAAAGTTGTTGTGGCCACAATTGGTAATAGGCCAAGTATACTTTTTTTGTTCATGATTCTATATTTTTCCTTAATTGTTCAATTTTTCCACTATTATACATCCATGTATTTATATTCATATATATATATATATATATATATATTCAGAAAATATGAAAAATATCCACATTAATCATTCTTATAAATTTTTAACTAAATAGTACAAAAAACATATAAGCCCATAAGATACTAAAAAAAGTAAGCTAGATATGTTTATATCTTTAGCTTACTTTTTTAATTAAGTCTATTTTATATTAATTTATGTTAATGCTTAACTTAATATTTTTGTATTCTTCAGTAGATTGATTAGTCACACCATTAGCAATTTTCTTTGTTCCATGTAAGAACTGTGAATACTCAGAATTTAAAGAAGGTCTTCTTGACATATCAACAAAGTAAAACTCTATTTCCATTCCGGTTGTTTTATTTTCACTTTTTATCAATTTATAATTGTGCGAGTTTTTAAAGTAAGCGGAAATTGGACGAGATGAAAAAAAGTTTTTTTGTTCTTCTTTTTGAAATCTACCTAAAGCAACTATTCTATTAAAATCTTTTAAAAATTTAACAATTTTTGAGCCTTTTAAATTAACTATATCTCATTTTCAAGTACCTATTTTATAATTTAAAAAATTAGCATCAGTTACAGATTTTATAATTCCATTTTCATATTTTTTATTTTTAATAAATGCTTCAAAGTTTTCTTTATTAACTTTTTGAGCATATTCTGGCCATTCCTTTTGCATTAATTCAATCAATTTATCAACAATAATATTGTTTATTTCTTCTAATAATGGATAAATTGATTTCTTTGCTTCATCCTCATCAGAATATTTCTTGGTTAATGCTTTTTCTAATTCAGGTAATTTAGCTTTTAATTTTTGAACTTGTTCTTCTTTAAATTGATCTTTATATTCTTCAACTAATGGGAATGTATTTGTTGAAGGATCAAATAGTACATTGACATCTTGATTTTCAATATCTTTCTCAAAATATGCATTATAAGTATTAGATAATTCGCTAATTGATTTTACACTAATACCTTTTTGTGAATTATCCACAGCGGTTTTTACTGATTCTTCTCATTGAGCTATTTTATCCTTAAATTCGTCAATTTTTGAAAAATCTTCCCATTTTGTAAGATCATCTAAATAAGATTTCATTTCTGTAGAAATTTTCTCTAATTCTTTGATTGCTTCCGCATAAGTATTTTTATCAGTATTGAAAAATTGTAAGTGTCTATTTATTGTTTTCACTAAATCATCATACTTAGAATAAAGATACATAATTTTTTCTAATTCTAAATTGAGATTTGAATATTCAACATTTTGCTTATTGCCTATTTCTTTAGCATTTTTATATGTTTCATAAGCTTCTGATAATTCTTTATTAAAGTTGGTTAAATCCTGATCTAAATCAGAAACATTTGCAAAAAAGTCAAGAGCTTTCTTATTTGCATCTGACATTTTTTTAAACTCAGCAGCCTTAGAAATAAATGGGTATTTTTTAGAATCACTATTTTCAAAATAATTAACTCTTGAAACATGACTTGCTAATTCATTATAGTTTTTTAATTTTATTTCAATTTGTCTAAACTCATTACCATTAAAGAATTCTAACAAACCTTTAATACCTAAAGATTTTTTGATTTCTTCATTAAAAGTATTAACAGCTTCAGAAACTGGTTTTTGGTATTTAGGTCAAACTATTTGTTGTGATTCTTCACCTTTTTTTGTATATTTATAGCTTTCAAACTTTGAAGAAGGTATTGAAACTTTTTTGCCTTCTTTCATGGTTTCAACAAGTTTATAATTAGAGTTAAAATTATTTCATCTATCAATTAAATCTTGCATTAATTTACCATTATTTTCAACTAATGAAGAAACATCTTTAATTATTGAAACTATGAAATTATTTCATTTTTCACTAACTTGTTCAAAATTAGTTAATTTCTCTAATTCACTTATTTGATTATTAATAATTCTTGAATAACTTTCATTTAAAAAACCAAATAAAGTGAAGAAGTCTGCTAATTTTTTGTTATTTTTAATAACAGTATTTACACCTTCAATATTTGTTATATTTTGTTTTAAAGAATAAATTTTTTCATTATAAAATTTTCCAAATTCTTCTTTTTTAGAATTGTAGTAGTTTATTTTTTGTTGAAGTTTATTCTTATTATCATTTGTGCTTCTTTTTTTATAAGTGTCTAATAAGCTAGATATATCATTTTTAAAGCCTGATAAATAATGATAATTCAATTTTAATTTACTATCAATATCACTTAATGCTTCTTCCCCACTTTTAATAAGGCTATCATCAAGTGCTTCTACATCATCCTTCTTCTTGTCACCAGCAGTTTTTGAATCGCCACAAGAAGAAGACACAAAAACTAGTGGTAATGTCGCAGAAGCTGATAAAGATAATATTACTTTATTAATTTTTTTCATAATTAACTTCTCCTTTTATTAAATTAATAAATATTCATGTCAAAATGAATATTGTTAAATTATATATTATTAAATATGATTAGGAATCTTATATTTATTTTTAAATTTAATAAAATTATAATCATGAAAATAGTTTTAGCAGGTACTCCGGACTTCGCAGTCCCAATTTTTGAAAAAATAATTAACAATTTTAATGTAGTAGCAATTATTTCACAACCGGATAGACCTAGTGTTAGAGGTCATAAGATCGTCCCTACCCCCGTGAGAGTTTTAGCACAAAAGTATAATATTCAACTTTTTCAACCTGAAAAAATTGGACAAATAGCTGAAGAATTAAAGACTCTTGACTATGATTACTTAGTAACAGCTGCTTTCGGGCAATACATTCCAAATTCAATTTTGTCAATAGCAAATAAGCTAAATTTGAACATTCATGGTTCATTATTGCCTAAATATAGAGGAGCAGCTCCTATCCAGCATTCGTTATTAAATGGCGATAAAGTCACTGGCATTTGTTTAATGGAAATGATTAAAGTCATGGATGGGGGTGATATTTTTGCTAAAAAAGAGATTGAGATTAGTGAAAATGATACAGCTAGCACATTATTTGAAAAATTGAGTTTTATTGCAAGTGAAAATATAGTCCAATGATTAAAAGATCTTGACAGTGGTTTATTAAAAAGAGAAATTCAAGATGAATCACAAATCACACTAAGTCCAAAATTAGAAAAAGAACAAGCTCTTATTGAAAATAGTTTAACATGTGAACAGGCTATAAATAAGATTAGAGCATTTGAAATGAATCCAGGAGCTTATGTTATCGCAAACGGTAAAAGACTTAAAGTTTATTTAGCAACTAAAAAAGAATTCAAAAATGCTCCTAAAATTGAATTATCAGATGGCATAATTTATGCCATTGATTATCAATTTGAAAGTAAAAAGAGAGTTAAGTTAATTAAATAGTTTTTATCCCAAAATACCTATCAAAAAGCTAAAAATAAAAATCAGTCTTTGCTGATTTTTTATTATTTTCTTTTAATTTCTTTTAAACGAGCTGATTTACCAGCACGATCTTTCATGTAGTATAATTTTGCTCTTCTAACTTTATTTGAACGAACTACTTCAATAGCTGCCAATAAAGGTGAGTGAAGAGGAAATGTTCTATTAACTCCAACACCAAATGAAACTTTTCTAACTGTAAATGTTTCTCTTGTGCCTGATTCTTTTTTACTAATTACTAAGCCTTCAAAAACTTGGATACGTTCTTTACCAGCTTCACGAATACGCACATGAACTCTTACATTATCACCAACACGAAATTCTGGGAAGTCTGTACGTAACTGACTTGATTCTACTAATTCAATTAATTTATTTCTCATGATTTATCCTTTCAATAATGTCTGGACGATTTTTCAACGTCTTTTTATATTGCTCTTTTTTCCTTCATTCATAAATTTTTGCATGATGTCCACTTAATAAAACATCTGGAACTATCATACCTTTGTATTCTCTTGGCCTAGTGTATTGTGGATAGTCAAATAATCCTTCTCCTTCGAATGACTCTAATTCATGGCTTTCTTTTTTTATAACGCCATCAACTAGCCTAATAATAGCATCTGCCATCACCATTGAAGGAAGCTCTCCGCCAGTTAAGACATAATCACCAATTGATAATTCTTCATCAACAAGTGAAACAACACGTTCATCGAAACCTTCATATCTACCAGAAATAAAAGTTATTTCATCTAATTTTGAAAGTTCATGAGCCTTTGACTGAGTAAATTTCTTGCCCTGTGGAGAAACAAGAATTTTATAACCTCCACGACTCTTAAGCGACTCTAAAGCTTGATCAATAGGAGGCACCATAAGAAGCATACCTTGACCGCCACCATAAATTATGTCATCAACTTGTTTATATTGACCAATACCAAATTTACGAAAGTCAACAATTTTTACTTTAACAAGCTTATTTTTAATAGCTTTATTAACTATTGATTCTTTTTTAAAAGCGTTAAAGTATTTTGGAAAAAGTGTTAAAAAGTTAATTTTCATGAATAATTATGCTTTTTTAGTAGTTGATTTAGCATCTGCTTTTAATGCCATGTTGATTTTTTCATTTAATTTGTGTTGTCTAAATAAGTTAAAAACTGTTTGAGTTAATTGTGCACCATTTTTAATTCATGTGATTGTTGCTTCTTCATTAACTCTAAATGCCTTTGAGTGTGGATTGTATTCACCTATAGATTCAATAAATCTTCCATCACGTGGAGCACGAGCATCAGCAACAACAATTTTATAGCAAGCATTAAATTTGCTTCCCATTCTTTTAAGTCTGATTTTAACCATTAATTGGCTCCTTTATAATAAGTAATAATACTAGGTGTCAAGTAAAAGTGCTTGACAACTAATTACATATCTATTTTATAGAATAAAATTATTTATCAAAACAAAAAAACATTTTTTAAGCATAAATAAAAAAGCAATTAATGCTTTTCTAAAAATTGACTGTTTTACACTTTAGAAATTATAAATTTCCCAGCAAAAACATTTATTTCATATTCAACATTTGGAACAACTGAACCATCAATTATTTTGTAAGCAAGAAGACTTTCAATATTTTTTTGAATATATCTCCTAATTGGTCTGGCGCCAAAACTCTTATCATATGAATTTTTAGCTATAAATTCAACTAATTTATTGTCATATTTAATTTTAATTTCTTTAGAATCTAAAACTCTTTTTGCAAGTTTATTCATTTCTAAAATGACAATTTGTTCAACATCTTTATTACTTAAATGGTTGAATTTGACTATTTCATCTATTCTATTGACAAATTCTGGACTTAAAAATTTTAATAATTCAGCTTTTATTGATGGAACTCTATCCAATTCTTCAAGTGCTTCAATATTTGAAGCTAAATTCGATGTCATTATAACTATAAGATTTCTACAATTGATAATTCTTCCTTTTGAATCAGTAAATGCACCGTTGTCTAAAATTTGTAGAAGTATGTTTAAAACATTTCTATCAGCTTTTTCAATTTCATCAAAAAGAAGTATTGTATATGGATTTTTTCTAATTTTTTCAGCTAATGAGCCACCAGAATCATAACCAACATAGCCCGGAGGAGCTCCAATTATTTTAGAAACACTATGTTTTTCCATATACTCAGACATGTCAAGTCTAATCATTTGTTTTTCGCTGTCAAATAATGAAAATGCTAATGCTCTTGCAAGTTCAGTTTTACCAACTCCAGTTGGGCCAGTAAAAAGAAAACTTGCTAAAGGTCTATTTGGATCATTTATATCTGCTTTAGCCCTTAAAATTGCTTTTGAAACTATAGAAATTGCTTCATCTTGTCCTTTTATACGGCCTTTTAAATCATCTTCTAAATTCAAAAGCTTTTGCTTATCGCTTTCCAAAAGTTTTGTTACAGGTATAGAAGTTCATTTTGAAACTATTGAGGCTATTTCTTCAGCTGTCACATTATTTCTAATCAATGATTGGCTTGTTGAAGAAATTTTTTCCTCAATTTCTTTTATTTTTGCAAAGCATTTTGGTATTTCTGAATATTCAAGTCTTGAAGCTTCTTCATAATTTGTATCTTTTTTATATATATTAACCTTGTATCATAAATCATCTAAATATTTTTTATGTTTTGATAAAAGTTCAATATTTTTCTTTTCATTATTTCATCTTTTTTGCAAGTCATCTATGAAAGAAGTGACATTTTTAATTTCTGTATCAAGTTCTTTAATTCTTATTTCATGTTTACTTTTGCTTTCTTCAGATAAAGCTATTTTTTCCAT
The genomic region above belongs to Mycoplasma tauri and contains:
- a CDS encoding Vmc-like lipoprotein signal peptide domain-containing protein, whose translation is MNKKSILGLLPIVATTTLPIISVSCTNEQERALDETKKEAEVKELENAKKEYTKSLTDANELKNSLGENPLYSDIKSKLVTAITSAESKTKTNPTKDLYNQAKGELDLAIKTSKDEKMKVDAAEQMKQKEAEELNAAKTKYEETLMNAESFNESLKSDNNAYNIISQKLTTAIETAKSTITDKPTKELYIKAESKLNQDLEAAKAEKTAEDEEIKSQKEAEAREFEKAKKDFEESLSKANELKAGLETNPSYSDIKSKLLIAITNAESKTKTNATKDLYNQAKGELDLAIKTAKDEKMKVDAAEQMKQKEAEELNAAKTKYEETLMNAESFNESLKSDGNEYTTISQKLTTAIETAKSTITDKPTKELYIKAESKLNQDLEAAKAEKTAKDEEIKSQKEAEAREFEKAKKDFEESLSKANELKARLETNPSYSDIKSKLVTAITSAESKTKTNSTKDSYLSAKAILDDAIKEANAKERDAFSKSLNKLTPVKFQRDGNYLTLTLSTSKDNYEKIKWERLKMLIDNGNGRVYEEYAAPFDNWDQSDKSKKLIYHIRKVDKGGTVTFDISSDHQYNNNEKGNYKVTSVLISGDTKNNLLERESEIVKIQ
- a CDS encoding HsdR family type I site-specific deoxyribonuclease, producing MKKINKVILSLSASATLPLVFVSSSCGDSKTAGDKKKDDVEALDDSLIKSGEEALSDIDSKLKLNYHYLSGFKNDISSLLDTYKKRSTNDNKNKLQQKINYYNSKKEEFGKFYNEKIYSLKQNITNIEGVNTVIKNNKKLADFFTLFGFLNESYSRIINNQISELEKLTNFEQVSEKWNNFIVSIIKDVSSLVENNGKLMQDLIDRWNNFNSNYKLVETMKEGKKVSIPSSKFESYKYTKKGEESQQIVWPKYQKPVSEAVNTFNEEIKKSLGIKGLLEFFNGNEFRQIEIKLKNYNELASHVSRVNYFENSDSKKYPFISKAAEFKKMSDANKKALDFFANVSDLDQDLTNFNKELSEAYETYKNAKEIGNKQNVEYSNLNLELEKIMYLYSKYDDLVKTINRHLQFFNTDKNTYAEAIKELEKISTEMKSYLDDLTKWEDFSKIDEFKDKIAQWEESVKTAVDNSQKGISVKSISELSNTYNAYFEKDIENQDVNVLFDPSTNTFPLVEEYKDQFKEEQVQKLKAKLPELEKALTKKYSDEDEAKKSIYPLLEEINNIIVDKLIELMQKEWPEYAQKVNKENFEAFIKNKKYENGIIKSVTDANFLNYKIGTWKWDIVNLKGSKIVKFLKDFNRIVALGRFQKEEQKNFFSSRPISAYFKNSHNYKLIKSENKTTGMEIEFYFVDMSRRPSLNSEYSQFLHGTKKIANGVTNQSTEEYKNIKLSININ
- the fmt gene encoding methionyl-tRNA formyltransferase; this translates as MKIVLAGTPDFAVPIFEKIINNFNVVAIISQPDRPSVRGHKIVPTPVRVLAQKYNIQLFQPEKIGQIAEELKTLDYDYLVTAAFGQYIPNSILSIANKLNLNIHGSLLPKYRGAAPIQHSLLNGDKVTGICLMEMIKVMDGGDIFAKKEIEISENDTASTLFEKLSFIASENIVQWLKDLDSGLLKREIQDESQITLSPKLEKEQALIENSLTCEQAINKIRAFEMNPGAYVIANGKRLKVYLATKKEFKNAPKIELSDGIIYAIDYQFESKKRVKLIK
- the rplS gene encoding 50S ribosomal protein L19; its protein translation is MRNKLIELVESSQLRTDFPEFRVGDNVRVHVRIREAGKERIQVFEGLVISKKESGTRETFTVRKVSFGVGVNRTFPLHSPLLAAIEVVRSNKVRRAKLYYMKDRAGKSARLKEIKRK
- the trmD gene encoding tRNA (guanosine(37)-N1)-methyltransferase TrmD codes for the protein MKINFLTLFPKYFNAFKKESIVNKAIKNKLVKVKIVDFRKFGIGQYKQVDDIIYGGGQGMLLMVPPIDQALESLKSRGGYKILVSPQGKKFTQSKAHELSKLDEITFISGRYEGFDERVVSLVDEELSIGDYVLTGGELPSMVMADAIIRLVDGVIKKESHELESFEGEGLFDYPQYTRPREYKGMIVPDVLLSGHHAKIYEWRKKEQYKKTLKNRPDIIERINHEK
- the rpsP gene encoding 30S ribosomal protein S16 → MVKIRLKRMGSKFNACYKIVVADARAPRDGRFIESIGEYNPHSKAFRVNEEATITWIKNGAQLTQTVFNLFRQHKLNEKINMALKADAKSTTKKA
- a CDS encoding ATP-dependent Clp protease ATP-binding subunit — its product is MDFNFEDLFNNLSNNGNNKNNNKENDPLKIYGRNLTDLAARHELEPVINRDDEIRRLIRILSRKTKNNPVLVGEPGVGKTAIVEGLARKIVEGQVPENLKNKDIYELDLASMIAGASYQGQFEKRIKDVLKRIEESDGDIIVFIDEIHMLVGTGKNADGGMDAANIIKPLMARGKMHLIGATTFDEYRKYIEKDAALERRMQRVDVFEPSIDDTITILRGIKSRFENFHNVKIQDDALVAAAKLSSRYISDRFLPDKAIDLVDEAASTIKTEINYEPEELEKAKLKLAKLNMEKIALSEESKSKHEIRIKELDTEIKNVTSFIDDLQKRWNNEKKNIELLSKHKKYLDDLWYKVNIYKKDTNYEEASRLEYSEIPKCFAKIKEIEEKISSTSQSLIRNNVTAEEIASIVSKWTSIPVTKLLESDKQKLLNLEDDLKGRIKGQDEAISIVSKAILRAKADINDPNRPLASFLFTGPTGVGKTELARALAFSLFDSEKQMIRLDMSEYMEKHSVSKIIGAPPGYVGYDSGGSLAEKIRKNPYTILLFDEIEKADRNVLNILLQILDNGAFTDSKGRIINCRNLIVIMTSNLASNIEALEELDRVPSIKAELLKFLSPEFVNRIDEIVKFNHLSNKDVEQIVILEMNKLAKRVLDSKEIKIKYDNKLVEFIAKNSYDKSFGARPIRRYIQKNIESLLAYKIIDGSVVPNVEYEINVFAGKFIISKV